One Sphingomonas endolithica genomic window, AGCGACGCTCGCCCCAGGTGAAACGCTGGACGTGCCGATCACCATTGGCGGCGATCGATCGCTCGAGCTTCCAGCCTTCGAAACGGCCGAGCGTGATACGGCAGCCTATTGGCGGCGTATGCTGGGGACAGTGACGATCACCGCGCCACCTGCCAAGCAGGCGGTCGCCGACACGCTCAAGACCGCGCTCGCCCATATCCTGATGAGCCGTGAAGGACCGGCGCTGAAGCCCGGCACCCGTTCGTACGACCGCAGTTGGATCCGCGATGGGGCGATGATGGGGGATACGCTGCTCCGGCTCGGCCAGGCCGGCCCGGTGCGCGCCTTTGCCGATTGGTACGCCACCAAGCTGTTCGACAATGGCAAGGTGCCATGCTGCGTCGATGCGCGCGGCCCCGATCCCGTGCCGGAGAATGACAGCCAGGGCGAGTATATCCACCTCGTCACCCAGCTCTACCGCTATACCAGCGACCGTGCTGCGCTGGCGCGCGACTGGCAGGGGCTGGACGGCGCGCGGCGCTATATGGAGGGACAACGCCAATCGGAGCGGACCGACGCCAACCTTACTCCCGAGCGGCGCCACCTCTACGGTTTGATGCCGCCCTCGATCAGCCATGAGGGCTATTCATCGGAAGCACAGTACAGCCTGTGGGACGATTTCTGGGCGCTGACCGGCTACAAGGATGCGGCCTATGCGGCTGGCGTCCTCGACAAGCCGGAACGCAACATCATTGAAGCGCAACGCGACGAATTCGCGGCCGACATCCACGCGGCCATCGCCGCTGCCACGAAGCGCTTCAAGATCGACTTCATTCCGGGTGCCGCAAGCCTGGGGGACTTCGACGCTACCTCGACGACCATGGCGCTCGACCCCGCGGACGAAGTCACCAGGCTTGATCCTCGATTGCTCGCCAAGACCTTTGCCAAGCAATATGATCGCGTCATGGCACGTGGTTCAGCCGGCTCCTCCTGGGCCGACTACACACCATACGAATTGCGCAATGTCTCGGCTCTGGTTCGGCTCGGCCAGCGTGATCGCGCCAACGATCTGCTCGCCGCCTATATGGCGGATCGACGCCCGGCGGCGTGGAACGGCTGGGCGGAGGTGGTCGGCCGCGATCCGCGCGAGATCCGCTTCATCGGTGACATGCCGCACGCCTGGGTGGCATCGGACTTCATCCGCGCCGCGCTGGACATGTTCGCCTATGTTCGTGTCGGTGACGAGGCGATCGTGCTTGGCGGCGGGCTGGACGCTGCATGGCTAAAAGGGGCTGGCGCAAAGATCAGCGGATTACGCACGCCTTACGGCATCGTGGACGTCGCTTTTCGCAACGAACGCGGCGCACTGCGTGTCGATCTTTCGGGAGATGCGCGTCCACCCGGCGGATACGTTATCGAATGGCCCTTCCCCGGCAGGCCGGGAGCGGCCACAATCGACGGTCGGCGCTTACCGACTGCTCGGCAGTTGCACCTGCCGGCCGGCGTTCACCACCTTGACTGGCAGCCTCGGCGATGAACCTGGAAACCACCTGCGCTTTCGGAGGGGTATACGATGCGCGGGTGCCTGCGCGATGCCACTAAGGACCGGTGCATTAGGTCTGGCGAAGCCGTAATCACCGCACCGGTTTGCGCGTTACCGCCCCCGCCGATCGCGCGGACAAGCGCTACCGATGCCTGTAATCGCTGAGTATGAAGGCGAAGCGCTGCGCGCTGGGCATCCAAAGCGACTGTTTGCGCAACGACGACCTCGAGATAATCGGATGCGCCGTCGCGGTAGCGGATCAGCGCGAGATCGCCGGTGCGGCCGGCAGCGGCAGCGGCGGCGTCCTGTTCGCGTTCGGCATCGGCCAGGTGGTTAGCCGCGGCAAGGCCGTCCTCTACGTCGCGGAATGCTTCCAGAACGATGCGACGATAATCCGCTGCGGTCTCCTCGAAGATCGCGCGCGAACGCCGGATATCGGCGCTGCGGCGACCGCCGTCGAAGATCGGCGCGAGCAACGCCAAGGGCCCGAGCGCCCAGAAGCTGTTGGCAGCGGAGACGATGCTCCCGCTGGTACTCTGATAGCCGCCGGACAGGCCGAGCGTGAGCTGCGGGAACTGCGCCGCCTTGGCGACGCCGATGCGCTGGTTGGCGGCGGCGACGCGGCGTTCGGCGGCGGCGATGTCGGGGCGGCGCTGGAGCAACTCGGACGGGATGCCCGCCGACACCGCGAACGGCTGGATCGTCGGCGTCGCCGGGGCGAGCGTGAAGCTCGACGGCGTCTCGCCGACCAGCACCGCGAGTTCATGCTCGGTCGTGGCGCGGTCGAGCGCGATCGTCGCGAGCTGCGCCTTGGCGTCGGACAATTGGCTCTGCGCACGATTGGTGTCGAGCCCCGAGGCGATTCCGCCGCTGTGGCGGATATCGGTCAGCTCGAACGCGCGGGCGTAGGCGGCGATCGTCTGGCGCAGCAATTCGGCTTCGGCATCAAGCCCGCGCAGGCGGAAATAGCTGTCGGCGATGCTGGCGTGCAGGCTGAGCCGCGCCGAGGCAAGATCGGCGTCGCTCGCCGCCGCCTCGGCGCGACCGGCGCGTGCCTCGTCGCGCAGCCGGCCCCACAAATCGACTTCCCAATCGACCGACCCGCCGAGCGTGCGCGCGGTATAGGTCGCGCTGCTGCTGCCGAGCGGTCGGCCGGCGGAGAGGCGTTCGCGCGACAGTGACGGCCCGACCGACACTTCGGGCAGCCGTTCCGCGCCGGCGCGATCGGCCAGCGCGACCGCCTGGTCGTACCGCGCGACTGCCGCGGCGATCGTCGGGCTCGCGGCTTCGGCGCGCGATTCGAGCTCGCCCAGCACGGGATCGCCGAACCCCTGCCACCACGCGCCGCGCGGTTGCCCATCGAGCGGGGTGGCGGCAGTCCAGCCGGGGACTTCCTTGTACGCCGGCGCGCTCGGTGTGACCGGCACGTGATAGTCCGGCGCCATCGTGCAGGCCGAGACGGCCAGGATCGACACCGTCGGCGCCAGGCGCCGCAACGCACGGCGCATCAGCTGGCCGCCTTGGGCTGTGGTGCGGCCTTTTGCACGCGGACCCGATCGCCCTCGGCGATCGCATCGGGCGGCGTGTCGACGACGCGCTCGCGGCCAGTCAGGCCGGCGCCGATCTGCACCACCGCGCCTTCGTCGCGGCTGATCGTCACGGGGCGGATGTGCACGCGGTTCTGCGCGTCGACGATCGCCACCACCGTGCCGCTCTCGCGCACCATCACCGCGCTGGCGGGCAAGGTGATGCCGGTGGCAGCGGCGAGCGGGAAGCGGACCTGGGCATAGCCGCCGGGCTTGAGCGCGCCATCCTGATTGTCGGCATCGAGTTGGACGAGCACACTGCCCGAGGCCGGATCGACCGCGCCGGCCGAGCGCGTCAGAGTCGCGGTGAATTCGCGCCCGGGGAATTCGGGCACCGTAAGCTTGGCCTGCATGCCCGAATGGATCTGGCCAGAGCTGCCCTGCGGCACGCGCACGAAGATGCGCAGCCGGCGCATGTCCGACACCGTGAACAGCGGCTGCGACGCGGCATTGCCGGCGACGATCAGCGCGCCGATCTGCGCCGAGCGGCTGGTCACCACGCCGGCGAACGGCGCGGTGATGCGGGTGAAGCCCTTCAGCGCGCGCAGCCGGCGGACATTGGCCGATTGCGCGTTGGTCAGCGCGGTATTGGCGGCAAGCGCGCCGCGCTTCTCGTCCGCTTCCTGCTTCGACACGGCGTCGCGCGCGAGCAATGCGTCCCAGCGCACCGCGGTGGTGCGCGCCAGCGCCTGATTGGCGGCGGCGGTCTGGAAATCGGCCTGCGCCTGCGCCAGCTGTTGGTCGACTTCCGGCGCATCGATGATCGCCAGCGTCTGACCGGCGGCGACATGATCGCCGATATCGACCAGCCAGCGGCGGACATAGCCGTTGGCGCGGGCATAGACCGCGGCGCTGTTATAGGCCTGGATATTGCCGGGCAGCGTCAGCCCCTGCCCCGCGCCGCTGGTCGCCGGGGTGATGACGAGGACGGTGGGCAACGCATCCTCGCGCGCGACCGTCTCCAGCTTGTGGTCGGCGCTGACGCGCGCGCCGATGCCGACCGCGACCACGGCGAGCGCCACGACGCCGGCGCCGATGCCGATCGTGCGTAGCGAACGGGGTTGTTGATCAGACATGGGCGAGTTCCAGTTCCTTGGCCGTCAGTGCCTTAACGCCCTTGCGGTGCGCGAAGCTGAAGATGACGGGGACAAACATCAAAGTGGCGATCGTCGCGCAGAGCAGGCCGCCGATCACGGCGCGCCCGAGTGGCGCGTTCTGCTCGCCGCCTTCGCCGAGGCCCAGCGCCATCGGCAGCATGCCGATGATCATCGCCAGCGCGGTCATCAGCACCGGGCGGAAGCGGACCATCCCGGCCTCCAGGGCGGCCTCGTACGAATTGCCCAGCTCGGCGAGCCGTTCACGCGCAAAACTGACGACGAGGATCGAGTTGGCGGTGGCGACGCCCATGCACATGATCGCGCCGGTCAGCGCCGGCACCGACAAGGTCGTGCTGGTGACGAACAAGGTCCAGACGATCCCGGCGATTGCCGCGGGCAGCGCGGTGATGATCACGAACGGATCGAGCCAGCTCTGGAAGTTCACCACGATCAGCAGATAGATCAGCACGATCGCGCCAAGCAGGCCGAAGCCGAGGCCAGAGAAGGCGGTGTTCATCGTCGCGAACTGGCCGCGCAGCTCGACGGTGACGCCCTTGGGCTTGTCCTTGTCGAGCTTCTTGAGCACCGCTTCGATGTCGCCGGCGACCGCGCCCAGATCCCGGCCCTGCGGCGTGGCGTAGATATCGACCACCGGCTGGATGTTGTAATGGCTGACGACCGCGGCGGCATTCGAGCGGTCGATCGTCGCCAGCCCACCGAGCACCTGCGATGGGCCGCCGGCCGCCGCCGAAATCGGCACATTGGAAAGATCGCTGATCGAGCCGATCTGGTGCTCCGGCGTCTGTCCGACCACCGGGTATGACACGCCGTTTTCGGGATTGAGGAAGAACACTGGTGCGGTCTGCGAGGTGCCGGCCAGCGTCGTTGCGAGGCTGTTGGTCACGTCGCGTTCAGTGAGATTGTATTGCCCGATGCGCGAGCGATCGACGTTGACCGATAGCTGCGGGTACGAGGCCGATTGCTGGATGCGCGCATCGGCGAGCCCGCGGATCGCCTTCAACTCGCGCAGGATCCGAGCAGCATAAGCGGCATTGGCCTTGGCATCGCGCCCGCCGACCTGGATGTCGATCGGCGCCGGGGCACCGAAATTGAGGATCTGGCTGGTGATGTCGGCCGGCAGGAAGGCGAAGCTGTCGGCCGGGAAGGCGCGCGGCAGTTCGCGACGCAACAGAGCGACATGCTCTGCGGTCGGCGCATGTTCCTTACCGAGGGTGATCAGGATATCGCCATCCTGCGGGCCGATCGTGCCCGAATTGTTGTACACCGTGTTGATGCTGCTGACCGGCAGGCCGATATTGTCGGTGACCGACGTGATCTCTCCCTCGGGGAGCAGCGCCTTGATCTTGGCTTCGATCCGTTGGAATTCGGCCGACGTATTCTCGATCCGCGAGCCGACCGGCGCGCGTACATGCATCGCGATCTGGCCCGAATCGACCGAGGGGAAGAAATTGCGCCCGAGGAACGGGGTCAGCAGGAAGCTGAGCAACACGCTGACCATGAAGCCGATCGCGTACGGCTTGGGCGCTTTCAGCGCGCGCTCGAGCAGCCCGCCATAGCCGGTGCGGATCTTCTCGAAGCGATGCTCGAAGCCGCGCTGGAACTTGACCAGCGGGTTGCGGGAGGTCGGGCTGCCGGCTTCGTGCACGTCGCCGGCATGGGGCTTGAGCAGATACATCGCCATCGTCGGCACCAGTGTGCGCGACAGGATGAACGAGGCGATCATCGCGAAGATCACCGCCAGCGCCATCGGCACGAACAGGAAGCCGGCGACGCCGGGCAGGAAGAACATGGGCACGAACACGATGCAGATGCACAGCAGGGAGACGAACGCCGGGGTGACGATCTGCGCGGCACCGTCGAGGATCGAGGGGATCACGCCCTTGCCCTGTTCGAGGTGCCAGTTGATGTTCTCGATCGTCACCGTCGCATCGTCGACCAGAATGCCGACCGCCAGCGCCAGCCCCCCCAGCGTCATCGTGTTGAGCGTCTGGCCGAACGCGGCGAGCGCCGCGACCGCCGAGAGCACGGCAAGCGGGATCGACACCGCGATGATCACCGTCGAGCGCCACGAGCCGAGGAACAGCAGTATCATTAACGAGGTCAGGATCGCGGCAAGTGCCCCCTCCTTGACCACGCCCTCCACCGCCCCCTTCACGAACAGCGACTGGTCGCCGACCGGCAGCACCTTCAGGTTGGCCGGCAGCGTCTCCTGCAGCGCAGGCAGTTTGTCCTTGATCCCCTGCACGATCGCCAGTGTCGAGGTCGCACCATTCTTGAGCACGGTGAGCAGCGCCGACCGCGCACCATCGACATGCACGACATTGGTCTGCGGGCCGCTGCCGTCGCGGACATGCGCGACATCGTGCATGTAGATCGTCGCGCCGTTCACGACCTTGACCGGGATGTCGTTGAGCGCATCGATCGACGACGGCGCGTTGTTGAGCTTCACGCTATATTGCAGGCTACCGATCTTGACGAAGCCGGCCGGATTGATCTGGTTCTGCGCGGCAATCGCGTTCGCCACATCTTGGGCCGACAGGCCATTGGCGTTCAGCGCCTGCGGGTCGATATCGATCTGCACCTGGCGCTGGCGTCCGCCAGAGGGATAGGGGATCGCCGCACCGGCCACCGTCACCAGCGCCGGGCGGATCTGATTGACGCCGAGATCGAAGAATTGCTGCTCGCTCAGCCCCTTGCCCGACAGGGCCAGCTGCAGGATCGGCACGGTCGAGGCGCTGTAGTTGAGGATCAACGGCGGCGTCACGCCCGGCGGCATCTGGCGCAACACGGTCTGCGATACCGAGGTGACCTGCGCCGTCGCGGTGCGGATGTCGGCGCCGGGCTGGAAGTAGATCTTGACGATGCCGATGCCGGGCATCGATTGGCTCTCGATATGCTCGATATCGTTGACCGTCGTGGTCAGGATACGCTCGTATGGCGTAATGATCCGCCCGCTCATGTCTTCGGGCGGTAAGCCGCTGTAATTCCACGCGACCGCGATCACCGGCACCTTGATCTCGGGGAAGATATCGACCGGCGTGCGCAATGCCGCCATCGCCCCGACGATCAGGATCAACAGCGCCATGACGATGAAGGTCAGCGGGCGCTTCAGCGCGATTTTGACGATGCCGATCATCGGGTACTGCCTGCCGCGACTGAGTCTCTATCCATCGATGGTGCAATGCAGCAGTCATTTCCATGCGTCTAATACGCGTTGCGTGCCGATCGATATCGATTACGACTTGATCGCATGGAACTACGGCATCTTCGATATTTCATCCACGTTGCGGAGGAGCTGCATTTCGGGCGCGCGGCGGCGCGTCTTGGCATGTCGCAGCCGCCGCTGAGCCAACAAATCCGCCTGCTGGAGGACGAATTGGGCGTGGCCTTGCTCGAGCGGACCAGCCGACGCGTGACGCTGACGCCGGCCGGGCAACTCTTTTTGCTCGAAGCACAAAAGGCGGTGGCGCAGGTCGCGCGTGCAATTAGCGTGGCACGCAGCGCGGGGCTCGGCGAATTGGGTGAAGTCGTGGTCGGATTTGCCGCCTCGGTGCCGTTCACCGCCATGGTCGCGCAGGCACTGGCGGCGTTTCGCGAAAGCCATCCCCGGGTGCAGCTCAACCTGA contains:
- a CDS encoding efflux RND transporter periplasmic adaptor subunit, with translation MSDQQPRSLRTIGIGAGVVALAVVAVGIGARVSADHKLETVAREDALPTVLVITPATSGAGQGLTLPGNIQAYNSAAVYARANGYVRRWLVDIGDHVAAGQTLAIIDAPEVDQQLAQAQADFQTAAANQALARTTAVRWDALLARDAVSKQEADEKRGALAANTALTNAQSANVRRLRALKGFTRITAPFAGVVTSRSAQIGALIVAGNAASQPLFTVSDMRRLRIFVRVPQGSSGQIHSGMQAKLTVPEFPGREFTATLTRSAGAVDPASGSVLVQLDADNQDGALKPGGYAQVRFPLAAATGITLPASAVMVRESGTVVAIVDAQNRVHIRPVTISRDEGAVVQIGAGLTGRERVVDTPPDAIAEGDRVRVQKAAPQPKAAS
- a CDS encoding discoidin domain-containing protein, whose translation is MMQLVVALATALVTQTPAQVPAWSGSASDGVTSHVAANAGGFRLDYDFAAVSGYAVARRELPRDWPANFVLRLKVRGSGGVNDLQIKFTDAAGKNVWWVQRRNFRPSADWQTIEIRPRDVAFAWGPTSDKTLRQSAAMEIVVVRGRDGGAGHLEVSEPVFMALPATRPLPAPRLSDARPLDARRTLVRPLTIDFGGSREIGGLTLRWGSRFPARYTIEASDDARQWRTIRSVTHGDGGDDPLALPSSETRFLRLTTAGRPDLASIAVMPPEWGATPNAMIAALAKTAPRGSYPRGFTEQSYWTLVGRDGGGVSGLIGEDGAIEVAKGGFSIEPFVVVDGRRFSWADVAAKQSLQDGYLPMPKVRWYGAGWTLDTTLTADQGTPHLLARWRLTNTGDRPRTLRLALAVRPFQVNPAAQFLSQQGGVSPISRIAWKSGRLAVTTPPAIAGDPAVTRILLPTRSPTSVTARPFDQGALIPGASGASIVDDPAQLASATLDWEATLAPGETLDVPITIGGDRSLELPAFETAERDTAAYWRRMLGTVTITAPPAKQAVADTLKTALAHILMSREGPALKPGTRSYDRSWIRDGAMMGDTLLRLGQAGPVRAFADWYATKLFDNGKVPCCVDARGPDPVPENDSQGEYIHLVTQLYRYTSDRAALARDWQGLDGARRYMEGQRQSERTDANLTPERRHLYGLMPPSISHEGYSSEAQYSLWDDFWALTGYKDAAYAAGVLDKPERNIIEAQRDEFAADIHAAIAAATKRFKIDFIPGAASLGDFDATSTTMALDPADEVTRLDPRLLAKTFAKQYDRVMARGSAGSSWADYTPYELRNVSALVRLGQRDRANDLLAAYMADRRPAAWNGWAEVVGRDPREIRFIGDMPHAWVASDFIRAALDMFAYVRVGDEAIVLGGGLDAAWLKGAGAKISGLRTPYGIVDVAFRNERGALRVDLSGDARPPGGYVIEWPFPGRPGAATIDGRRLPTARQLHLPAGVHHLDWQPRR
- a CDS encoding efflux transporter outer membrane subunit translates to MRRALRRLAPTVSILAVSACTMAPDYHVPVTPSAPAYKEVPGWTAATPLDGQPRGAWWQGFGDPVLGELESRAEAASPTIAAAVARYDQAVALADRAGAERLPEVSVGPSLSRERLSAGRPLGSSSATYTARTLGGSVDWEVDLWGRLRDEARAGRAEAAASDADLASARLSLHASIADSYFRLRGLDAEAELLRQTIAAYARAFELTDIRHSGGIASGLDTNRAQSQLSDAKAQLATIALDRATTEHELAVLVGETPSSFTLAPATPTIQPFAVSAGIPSELLQRRPDIAAAERRVAAANQRIGVAKAAQFPQLTLGLSGGYQSTSGSIVSAANSFWALGPLALLAPIFDGGRRSADIRRSRAIFEETAADYRRIVLEAFRDVEDGLAAANHLADAEREQDAAAAAAGRTGDLALIRYRDGASDYLEVVVAQTVALDAQRAALRLHTQRLQASVALVRAIGGGGNAQTGAVITASPDLMHRSLVASRRHPRIVYPSESAGGFQVHRRGCQSRW
- a CDS encoding efflux RND transporter permease subunit yields the protein MIGIVKIALKRPLTFIVMALLILIVGAMAALRTPVDIFPEIKVPVIAVAWNYSGLPPEDMSGRIITPYERILTTTVNDIEHIESQSMPGIGIVKIYFQPGADIRTATAQVTSVSQTVLRQMPPGVTPPLILNYSASTVPILQLALSGKGLSEQQFFDLGVNQIRPALVTVAGAAIPYPSGGRQRQVQIDIDPQALNANGLSAQDVANAIAAQNQINPAGFVKIGSLQYSVKLNNAPSSIDALNDIPVKVVNGATIYMHDVAHVRDGSGPQTNVVHVDGARSALLTVLKNGATSTLAIVQGIKDKLPALQETLPANLKVLPVGDQSLFVKGAVEGVVKEGALAAILTSLMILLFLGSWRSTVIIAVSIPLAVLSAVAALAAFGQTLNTMTLGGLALAVGILVDDATVTIENINWHLEQGKGVIPSILDGAAQIVTPAFVSLLCICIVFVPMFFLPGVAGFLFVPMALAVIFAMIASFILSRTLVPTMAMYLLKPHAGDVHEAGSPTSRNPLVKFQRGFEHRFEKIRTGYGGLLERALKAPKPYAIGFMVSVLLSFLLTPFLGRNFFPSVDSGQIAMHVRAPVGSRIENTSAEFQRIEAKIKALLPEGEITSVTDNIGLPVSSINTVYNNSGTIGPQDGDILITLGKEHAPTAEHVALLRRELPRAFPADSFAFLPADITSQILNFGAPAPIDIQVGGRDAKANAAYAARILRELKAIRGLADARIQQSASYPQLSVNVDRSRIGQYNLTERDVTNSLATTLAGTSQTAPVFFLNPENGVSYPVVGQTPEHQIGSISDLSNVPISAAAGGPSQVLGGLATIDRSNAAAVVSHYNIQPVVDIYATPQGRDLGAVAGDIEAVLKKLDKDKPKGVTVELRGQFATMNTAFSGLGFGLLGAIVLIYLLIVVNFQSWLDPFVIITALPAAIAGIVWTLFVTSTTLSVPALTGAIMCMGVATANSILVVSFARERLAELGNSYEAALEAGMVRFRPVLMTALAMIIGMLPMALGLGEGGEQNAPLGRAVIGGLLCATIATLMFVPVIFSFAHRKGVKALTAKELELAHV